The following are encoded together in the Deinococcus soli (ex Cha et al. 2016) genome:
- a CDS encoding NADH-quinone oxidoreductase subunit 15 — translation MSHAHDSALYAQWVELLGWLEAEAAARSLGFEKVADFPDYIYRMERPYDLPTTVMSVSLSDQGQPLLVAAVSPRHVDLKGVSLRLMGGSKHWHLHAGEQALLEGKRPFTRERLAALLDGAVRGVRQSA, via the coding sequence ATGTCACATGCACACGACTCGGCGTTGTACGCGCAGTGGGTGGAGTTGCTCGGCTGGCTGGAGGCCGAGGCGGCCGCCCGCAGCCTGGGCTTCGAGAAGGTCGCGGATTTCCCGGACTACATCTACCGCATGGAGCGGCCCTACGACCTGCCCACCACAGTCATGAGCGTCAGCCTGAGCGACCAGGGGCAGCCGCTGCTGGTCGCCGCGGTCAGCCCCCGCCACGTGGACCTCAAGGGCGTGTCGCTGCGCCTGATGGGGGGCAGCAAACACTGGCACCTGCACGCCGGGGAACAGGCCCTGCTGGAAGGCAAACGTCCCTTTACGCGCGAACGGCTTGCGGCGCTGCTGGACGGCGCGGTGCGGGGCGTCCGCCAGAGCGCCTGA
- a CDS encoding alpha-amylase family glycosyl hydrolase, giving the protein MSIFTLLSTQHDHTPAYTDRLGAPMGASVRVRVRTTLPVTGVSLKFVRVGEIESVPAREITPLGDEPGRWFEADLPVHEGRVRYSWQLDFLNDHLNLTGLGLHRTRRGFRSWFTYLTGHTAPEWAWESVFYQIFPDRFRNGDPTNDVQTGEYVYGERVVEQVEWTTPIDSWGDIHGHYGGDLNGITQALPYLQDLGITGLWLTPIFVSPSNHRYDITDYRHVDPHLGGDEAWDELARSAGEAGIRIVLDGVFNHVGNENALFRAAMDDELSPERAMFTWRDEPGKLPYHAFFDVPTLPKIDYRNETAVQEFFSGEESVVRHWLRRGAAGWRLDVAHMIGTGGTDEDNLPLHRTLKRAAREEREDAYVFGERFYDPEHALDGQGEDGSMNYHGFGLPVMQWLARANMMFEPSLLSGEELVEILWDAYHALPPQVALSMFNVLESHDIARALYRVGNDRTQFLAGVTLLMGYAGVPCTYYGSEVGVTQSRDGAMPWCREAMPWDESQWDTDLRGRMKALIGVRRATRALQRGGLRFVHAEEDAVAFLREYTQEGGLVERAAVIASRRAERHEVSLSLPDGEWRDAVTGEVFQGGHVTLDAAGGRILLLN; this is encoded by the coding sequence ATGAGTATCTTTACCCTGCTGTCCACCCAACACGACCACACGCCCGCGTACACCGATCGTCTGGGCGCGCCGATGGGCGCCTCGGTGCGGGTGCGCGTCCGCACGACGCTGCCCGTAACCGGCGTGAGCCTGAAGTTCGTCCGGGTCGGCGAGATCGAGTCCGTGCCCGCCCGCGAGATCACGCCACTCGGCGACGAGCCGGGCCGCTGGTTCGAGGCGGACCTGCCCGTCCACGAGGGCCGCGTGCGCTACTCGTGGCAGCTGGACTTCCTGAACGACCACCTGAACCTGACCGGGCTGGGCCTGCACCGCACCCGCCGGGGCTTCCGCTCGTGGTTCACGTACCTGACCGGGCACACGGCGCCCGAGTGGGCCTGGGAGAGCGTGTTCTACCAGATCTTCCCGGACCGCTTCCGCAACGGGGACCCCACCAACGACGTGCAGACCGGCGAGTACGTGTACGGCGAGCGGGTCGTGGAGCAGGTCGAGTGGACCACCCCGATCGACTCGTGGGGGGACATTCACGGGCATTACGGCGGGGACCTGAACGGCATCACGCAGGCGCTGCCGTACCTGCAGGATCTGGGCATCACGGGGCTGTGGCTCACGCCGATCTTCGTGTCGCCCAGCAACCACCGCTACGACATCACCGACTACCGTCACGTGGACCCGCACCTGGGCGGGGACGAGGCGTGGGATGAACTGGCGCGCAGCGCCGGTGAGGCGGGTATCCGCATCGTGCTCGACGGCGTGTTCAACCACGTCGGGAACGAGAACGCGCTGTTCCGCGCGGCCATGGACGACGAACTGTCCCCCGAGCGGGCGATGTTCACGTGGCGGGACGAACCGGGCAAACTGCCGTACCACGCGTTCTTCGACGTGCCCACCCTGCCGAAGATCGACTACCGCAACGAGACGGCCGTGCAGGAGTTCTTCAGCGGCGAGGAGAGCGTCGTGCGGCACTGGCTGCGCCGGGGCGCGGCAGGCTGGCGCCTGGACGTGGCGCACATGATCGGCACGGGCGGCACCGACGAGGACAACCTCCCGCTGCACCGCACCCTGAAGCGCGCCGCGCGCGAGGAACGGGAGGACGCGTACGTGTTCGGCGAGCGCTTCTACGACCCGGAGCACGCCCTGGACGGTCAGGGTGAGGACGGCAGCATGAACTACCACGGGTTCGGCCTGCCCGTCATGCAGTGGCTGGCCCGCGCGAACATGATGTTCGAACCCAGCCTCCTGAGCGGCGAGGAACTCGTGGAGATCCTGTGGGACGCGTACCACGCGCTGCCGCCGCAGGTGGCGCTGAGCATGTTCAACGTGCTCGAATCGCACGACATCGCCCGGGCGCTGTACCGCGTCGGCAACGACCGCACGCAGTTCCTGGCGGGCGTGACCCTGCTGATGGGCTACGCCGGGGTGCCCTGCACGTACTACGGCAGCGAGGTCGGCGTCACGCAGTCCCGTGACGGCGCGATGCCCTGGTGCCGCGAGGCGATGCCCTGGGACGAGTCGCAGTGGGACACGGACCTGCGCGGCCGCATGAAGGCCCTGATCGGCGTGCGCCGCGCCACGCGCGCCCTGCAACGCGGCGGGCTGCGCTTCGTGCACGCCGAGGAGGACGCCGTGGCGTTCCTGCGCGAGTACACCCAGGAGGGCGGGCTGGTCGAGCGGGCCGCCGTGATCGCCAGCCGCCGCGCCGAACGCCATGAGGTGAGCCTCTCCCTGCCGGACGGCGAGTGGCGTGACGCGGTGACCGGCGAGGTGTTCCAGGGCGGGCACGTGACGCTGGACGCGGCCGGTGGCCGGATCCTGCTGCTGAACTGA
- the bshA gene encoding N-acetyl-alpha-D-glucosaminyl L-malate synthase BshA, with the protein MKVAVLCHASAGGSGVVATELGLQVARAGHEVHFVGAAQPFRLTGQRCMSGPYFHQVGGYAYALFDQPYPELAAANTLTEVIQEYGVELSHAHYAIPHATAAIHARAITGRSRVITTLHGTDVTLVGLEPAFRSTTRHAIERSDHVTAVSHYLAAHTLEVFGVEREIEVIHNFVDSDRFVRVTDPAVRARFAHPDEALLVHVSNFRPVKRACDVVEVFARVASEIPARLLMIGDGPERAKAMDLAQSLGVIGRTHFLGSFPDVETVLGISDLFLLPSGQESFGLAALEAMSCEVPVVASRAGGIPEVVQDGVNGFLADVGDVDTMADRALQVLRNRDVYLRMGQAGRQAAAGPFHPSVIVPQYLAAYERTLSAR; encoded by the coding sequence GTGAAGGTCGCGGTGTTGTGTCATGCCAGTGCGGGCGGCTCCGGGGTGGTCGCGACCGAACTGGGGTTACAGGTGGCCCGCGCCGGGCACGAAGTGCATTTCGTGGGGGCGGCGCAGCCGTTTCGTCTGACCGGGCAGCGCTGCATGAGCGGACCGTACTTTCATCAGGTGGGTGGGTACGCGTACGCGCTGTTCGACCAGCCGTACCCGGAACTGGCGGCGGCGAACACCCTGACGGAGGTGATCCAGGAGTACGGGGTGGAACTCTCGCACGCCCATTACGCCATTCCGCACGCCACGGCCGCCATCCATGCCAGGGCGATCACGGGCCGCTCGCGGGTGATCACGACGCTGCACGGCACGGACGTGACCCTGGTCGGCCTGGAGCCCGCCTTCCGCTCCACGACCCGGCATGCCATCGAGCGCAGCGATCACGTGACGGCGGTGTCGCACTACCTCGCGGCGCACACGCTGGAGGTGTTCGGGGTGGAACGCGAGATCGAGGTGATTCACAATTTCGTGGACAGTGACCGCTTCGTGCGTGTGACCGACCCGGCCGTGCGGGCCCGCTTCGCGCATCCGGACGAGGCGCTGCTGGTGCACGTGAGCAACTTCCGGCCCGTGAAGCGCGCGTGTGACGTGGTGGAGGTCTTCGCGCGGGTGGCGTCCGAGATCCCGGCGCGGCTGCTGATGATCGGGGACGGCCCGGAGCGGGCCAAGGCGATGGATCTGGCCCAATCGCTGGGCGTGATCGGCCGCACGCACTTCCTGGGGTCGTTCCCGGACGTGGAGACCGTGCTGGGCATCAGCGACCTGTTCCTGCTGCCCAGCGGTCAGGAGAGCTTCGGGCTGGCGGCGCTGGAAGCCATGAGCTGCGAGGTGCCGGTCGTGGCCTCACGCGCCGGGGGCATCCCGGAGGTCGTGCAGGACGGCGTGAACGGTTTCCTGGCAGATGTGGGGGACGTGGACACCATGGCGGACCGGGCGTTGCAGGTGCTGCGCAACCGTGACGTGTACCTCCGCATGGGGCAGGCCGGGCGGCAGGCGGCGGCCGGGCCGTTCCACCCGTCGGTGATCGTGCCGCAGTACCTCGCGGCCTACGAACGCACGCTGAGCGCGCGCTGA
- a CDS encoding SPFH domain-containing protein has protein sequence MTDQKSRATPTLTVRPNRRAALILGGLLIAGVLVAQSVKVVPAGYVGVAFSALSGVKGQPLQEGVHFLVPFVDHVTLYDAKLQEVTLAHNIQDGDEGAIRARSKEGLEITADVTVQFRVDRAKAAQLHKELGRDYVRTVIRPQVRSKVRDAIGQFSAADIISTQRQQVEASITNALRQVFQQNNLTLDSVLLRELRIPDSVAKAIEQKQTAEQQVAVERNKLQQANIAAQRAVVEAEGAAKASVAKARGEAEALSLRGRALRENPQLIQLTVAEKLSPGIQTVMLPSEGNFLLDVGNLTGRSATTRP, from the coding sequence ATGACCGATCAGAAGAGCCGCGCCACCCCGACGCTCACCGTCCGCCCGAACCGCCGCGCCGCGCTGATTCTGGGCGGGCTGCTCATCGCAGGGGTGCTGGTCGCGCAGAGCGTGAAGGTCGTCCCCGCCGGGTACGTGGGCGTGGCGTTCAGCGCCCTGAGCGGCGTGAAGGGCCAGCCGCTGCAGGAGGGCGTGCACTTCCTCGTGCCGTTCGTGGATCACGTGACGCTGTACGACGCGAAACTGCAGGAGGTCACGCTGGCGCACAACATCCAGGACGGGGACGAGGGCGCCATCCGCGCGCGCAGCAAGGAGGGCCTGGAGATCACGGCGGACGTGACCGTGCAGTTCCGGGTAGACCGCGCCAAGGCCGCGCAGCTGCACAAGGAACTGGGCCGCGACTACGTCCGGACCGTGATCCGCCCGCAGGTGCGCAGCAAGGTCCGCGACGCGATCGGGCAGTTCAGCGCCGCGGACATCATCAGCACGCAGCGGCAGCAGGTCGAGGCGAGCATCACGAACGCGCTGCGTCAGGTGTTTCAACAGAACAACCTCACGCTGGACAGCGTCCTGCTGCGTGAACTGCGCATCCCGGACAGCGTCGCCAAAGCCATCGAGCAGAAACAGACCGCCGAGCAACAGGTCGCGGTGGAACGCAACAAGCTCCAGCAGGCGAACATCGCCGCGCAGCGCGCCGTCGTGGAGGCCGAGGGCGCCGCGAAGGCGTCGGTCGCCAAGGCGCGCGGCGAGGCCGAGGCGCTGTCCCTGCGCGGCCGGGCCCTGCGGGAGAACCCGCAGCTGATCCAGCTGACCGTCGCGGAGAAACTCTCGCCGGGCATCCAGACGGTCATGCTGCCCAGTGAAGGGAACTTCCTGCTGGACGTGGGCAACCTGACCGGCCGTTCCGCCACGACCAGACCATGA
- a CDS encoding YchJ family protein, translating into MPLAYPPFKSCPCGSGRSYGHCCGPLHAGQAATTPEALMRSRYAAYALGDSAYVQRTWHPDTRPATLDLRDGTRYLGLRVHGAQGDEVTFTAQLRLPDGERYALRERSRFTQVGGQWVYVDGDTPDA; encoded by the coding sequence ATGCCCCTCGCGTACCCCCCGTTCAAGTCGTGTCCCTGCGGTTCCGGGCGGAGTTACGGGCACTGCTGCGGCCCGCTGCACGCCGGTCAGGCGGCCACCACCCCGGAGGCGCTGATGCGCTCGCGCTACGCGGCGTACGCCCTGGGCGACAGCGCGTACGTGCAGCGCACGTGGCATCCGGACACCCGCCCGGCCACGCTGGACCTGCGGGACGGCACCCGCTACCTGGGCCTGCGCGTGCATGGGGCGCAGGGGGACGAGGTGACGTTCACGGCGCAGCTGCGCCTGCCGGACGGCGAGCGGTACGCCCTGCGGGAACGCAGCCGCTTCACGCAGGTGGGCGGCCAGTGGGTGTACGTGGACGGCGACACCCCCGACGCCTGA
- a CDS encoding TrmH family RNA methyltransferase encodes MSATEVITSLQNAHVKRLVRLRGRREREQDGVILIEGAREIARAVASGLTLSAVYSTPELHSPEGETLAPTLHAPTHLLSRAAFEKVSGRENPDGLLALAPTPARPLPEPGAQAVTVVLHGLEKPGNVGAILRSADAAGADSVIVLGRGADPYGPNVIRSSQGSVFTLPVAVMTEDEAQAWLHARDFTTFACTPDAERAYWDAPLTGRVALLLGTEHEGLPEHWRRTDHSVSIPMDASRGADSLNVATAAALMLFECARQRRARRGP; translated from the coding sequence ATGAGTGCCACCGAAGTCATCACCTCCCTGCAGAACGCGCACGTCAAGCGGCTCGTGCGCCTGCGGGGCCGCCGCGAACGCGAACAGGACGGCGTGATCCTGATCGAGGGCGCCCGCGAGATCGCCCGCGCCGTCGCCAGCGGCCTGACCCTGAGCGCCGTGTACAGCACCCCCGAACTGCACAGCCCGGAAGGTGAGACCCTGGCCCCCACCCTGCACGCGCCCACGCACCTGCTCTCCCGCGCGGCCTTCGAGAAGGTCAGCGGGCGCGAGAATCCGGACGGCCTGCTGGCCCTGGCCCCCACCCCCGCGCGGCCCCTGCCGGAACCCGGCGCGCAGGCCGTGACGGTCGTGCTGCACGGCCTGGAGAAACCCGGGAACGTGGGCGCGATCCTGCGCAGCGCCGACGCCGCCGGGGCGGACAGCGTGATCGTGCTGGGGCGCGGCGCCGACCCATACGGCCCGAACGTGATCCGGTCCTCGCAGGGCAGCGTGTTCACCCTGCCGGTCGCCGTGATGACCGAGGACGAGGCGCAGGCGTGGCTGCACGCGCGGGACTTCACGACCTTCGCGTGCACCCCGGACGCCGAGCGCGCCTACTGGGACGCGCCGCTGACCGGCCGCGTGGCGCTGCTGCTGGGCACCGAACACGAGGGCCTGCCCGAACACTGGCGCCGCACCGACCACAGCGTCAGCATCCCCATGGACGCCAGCCGCGGCGCGGACTCGCTGAACGTCGCCACGGCCGCCGCGCTGATGCTCTTCGAATGCGCCCGGCAGCGCCGAGCCCGGAGGGGGCCGTGA
- the msrA gene encoding peptide-methionine (S)-S-oxide reductase MsrA — protein MTSATTGMQQAILAGGCFWCTEAVLKDVRGVHRIESGYIGGHTPNPDYRSVCSGATGHAEAVRVTFDPAQVSYKDLLGLFFATHDPTSLNRQGADVGTQYRSAVFPLTPEQDTQTREVIADLTAQDVFGKPIVTTIEPASEFFVAEDYHQNYYENNPRQPYCMAVIAPKVSKMRQYYSDRLRA, from the coding sequence ATGACCAGCGCAACGACAGGCATGCAGCAGGCGATTCTGGCCGGAGGCTGCTTCTGGTGCACCGAGGCCGTCCTGAAGGACGTGCGCGGCGTGCACAGGATCGAGAGCGGCTACATCGGCGGGCACACGCCCAACCCCGACTACCGCAGCGTGTGCAGCGGCGCGACCGGGCACGCCGAGGCGGTCCGCGTGACCTTCGACCCCGCGCAGGTGTCCTACAAGGACCTCCTGGGGCTGTTCTTCGCCACGCACGATCCCACCAGCCTGAACCGCCAGGGCGCGGACGTGGGCACCCAGTACCGCAGCGCCGTGTTCCCCCTGACGCCCGAACAGGACACGCAGACCCGCGAGGTGATCGCCGACCTGACCGCGCAGGACGTGTTCGGTAAACCCATCGTGACCACCATCGAGCCCGCCAGCGAGTTCTTCGTGGCCGAGGACTACCACCAGAACTACTACGAGAACAACCCGCGCCAGCCGTACTGCATGGCCGTCATCGCGCCCAAGGTGTCGAAGATGCGTCAGTACTACAGCGACCGCCTGCGCGCGTAA
- the icd gene encoding NADP-dependent isocitrate dehydrogenase translates to MDKHIKVPAQGEKITMKDGKLHVPNHPVIPFVEGDGTGPDIWRASVRVLDAAVEIAYGGERKIEWMEVYAGEKSVNVYGEGEWLPQGTLDAFGEYLFGIKGPLTTPVGGGIRSINVALRQELDLYACVRPVQYFDGVPSPVKRPQDVDMVIFRENTEDIYAGIEYKAGTPEADKVREFLVGEMGVNKIRFPDSSSFGVKPVSKEGTERLVRAAIQYAVDNGRKSVALVHKGNIMKFTEGGFRDWGYELAKREFGAVEIDGGPWCQLPNGIVIKDVIADNFLQQILLRPTDYDVIATLNLNGDYVSDALAAQVGGIGIAPGANINYVTGHAIFEATHGTAPKYAGKDVINPSSVILSGEMMLRYMGWTEAADLILKGLDDTIQQKVVTYDFARNMDGATEVKTSVFGDKIIENMKARKA, encoded by the coding sequence ATGGATAAGCACATCAAGGTGCCCGCGCAGGGCGAGAAGATCACGATGAAAGACGGCAAGCTTCACGTGCCGAACCACCCCGTCATTCCCTTCGTGGAAGGCGACGGCACCGGCCCCGACATCTGGCGCGCCAGCGTCCGCGTGCTCGACGCGGCAGTCGAGATCGCCTACGGCGGCGAGCGCAAGATCGAGTGGATGGAAGTCTACGCCGGCGAGAAGAGCGTGAACGTCTACGGCGAGGGCGAGTGGCTGCCCCAGGGCACGCTGGACGCCTTTGGCGAGTACCTGTTCGGCATCAAGGGCCCGCTGACCACCCCGGTCGGCGGCGGCATCCGCTCGATCAACGTGGCGCTGCGTCAGGAACTCGACCTGTACGCCTGCGTGCGCCCCGTGCAGTACTTCGACGGCGTGCCCAGCCCCGTCAAGCGTCCCCAGGACGTGGACATGGTGATCTTCCGCGAGAACACCGAGGACATCTACGCCGGCATCGAGTACAAGGCCGGCACGCCCGAGGCCGACAAGGTCCGCGAGTTCCTCGTGGGCGAGATGGGCGTGAACAAGATCCGCTTCCCCGACAGCTCCTCTTTCGGCGTGAAGCCCGTGTCGAAGGAAGGCACCGAGCGCCTCGTGCGCGCCGCGATCCAGTACGCCGTGGACAACGGCCGCAAGAGCGTCGCGCTGGTGCACAAGGGCAACATCATGAAGTTCACGGAAGGCGGCTTCCGCGACTGGGGCTACGAGCTCGCCAAGCGTGAATTCGGCGCCGTGGAGATCGACGGCGGCCCCTGGTGCCAGCTGCCGAACGGCATCGTCATCAAGGACGTCATCGCCGACAACTTCCTCCAGCAGATCCTGCTGCGCCCCACCGACTACGACGTGATCGCCACCCTGAACCTGAACGGCGACTACGTCAGTGACGCGCTGGCCGCGCAGGTCGGCGGGATCGGTATCGCCCCCGGCGCGAACATCAACTACGTGACCGGCCACGCCATCTTCGAGGCGACGCACGGCACCGCGCCCAAGTACGCGGGCAAGGACGTCATCAACCCCAGCTCCGTGATCCTCAGCGGCGAGATGATGCTGCGCTACATGGGCTGGACCGAGGCCGCCGACCTGATCCTGAAGGGCCTGGACGACACCATCCAGCAGAAGGTCGTGACCTACGACTTCGCCCGCAACATGGACGGCGCGACCGAAGTGAAGACCAGCGTCTTCGGGGACAAGATCATCGAGAACATGAAGGCCCGCAAGGCCTGA
- a CDS encoding carbohydrate ABC transporter permease, whose protein sequence is MTTKGRRVSRREQHRIGGTGASVTVRNTLIAYAFMLPFLILLVVYHTWPVIFGSYLAFTKYNIISPPQWVGLANFRELFADEQFWSGLRNSLKYVLVVPVIQVISILVALLVNRPLRGIGFFRTAYYVPVVTSFAVVGLIWSWLYKQGGAVNSVLMGLGLMRGDHSLLDNPATALFAVMFVTLWKGIGYYMVLYLAGLQGISRELEEAATIDGATRSQVFWNITLPGLRPTILVCSLLSTISAIKVFEELYVMTPNGYPAGSTYSALMYSFSKAFGGDFNFGLAAAASMVVAVVSILFGLINFRLTKGGRSDA, encoded by the coding sequence ATGACCACAAAGGGGCGGCGCGTTTCTCGCCGCGAACAACACCGCATCGGCGGCACCGGCGCGTCTGTCACGGTGCGCAACACCCTGATCGCGTACGCGTTCATGCTGCCGTTCCTGATCCTGCTCGTCGTGTACCATACCTGGCCCGTGATCTTCGGGTCGTACCTGGCGTTCACGAAGTACAACATCATCAGCCCGCCGCAGTGGGTGGGGCTGGCCAACTTCCGCGAACTGTTCGCCGACGAGCAGTTCTGGTCGGGCCTGCGCAACAGCCTGAAGTACGTGCTGGTCGTGCCGGTCATCCAGGTCATCTCGATCCTGGTGGCGCTCTTGGTGAACCGCCCGCTGCGCGGCATCGGCTTCTTCCGCACCGCGTACTACGTGCCGGTCGTGACGAGTTTCGCGGTGGTGGGCCTGATCTGGTCGTGGCTGTACAAGCAGGGCGGCGCGGTGAACAGCGTCCTGATGGGCCTGGGCCTGATGCGCGGCGACCACAGCCTGCTGGATAACCCTGCCACGGCGCTGTTCGCGGTGATGTTCGTGACCCTCTGGAAGGGCATCGGGTACTACATGGTGCTGTACCTCGCGGGCCTCCAGGGCATCAGCCGTGAACTGGAGGAAGCCGCCACCATCGACGGCGCGACCCGCTCGCAGGTGTTCTGGAACATCACCCTGCCGGGCCTGCGCCCCACCATCCTGGTGTGCAGCCTGCTGTCCACCATCAGCGCCATCAAGGTGTTCGAGGAACTGTACGTCATGACGCCCAACGGCTACCCGGCGGGCAGCACGTACTCCGCGCTGATGTACTCGTTCTCCAAGGCGTTCGGCGGGGACTTCAACTTCGGGCTGGCCGCCGCCGCCAGCATGGTCGTCGCGGTGGTCAGCATCCTGTTCGGCCTGATCAACTTCCGCCTGACCAAAGGAGGCCGCAGCGATGCCTGA
- a CDS encoding carbohydrate ABC transporter permease codes for MPDPTLPQTALVSDPHAQLAAQLKVQRQRRERLRNAAAYAVLILIALIMLYPFYWTLVTSLEPTGNIYEAKILPTAVSLRNYLEVFSGTTVPFWRLILNSVIICILGVTFTTTLATLAAYPLARMRFPGRDLIFYSILILMVLPNEAGLIVNYITTIKLGLLAQTSPLADAARQYLAVVLPGAASIVGLFLLRQAYLGIPQELIEAARIDGARELTIWRRIMLPLATPTIAAFAILEFVAYWNSFLWARVMLPDKNMLPLSAGLLELSGTFSTNSRAVMAGAVITIIPILIVFLLGQKYFMKGLEGAVKG; via the coding sequence ATGCCTGACCCCACCCTGCCCCAGACCGCCCTGGTCAGCGACCCGCACGCGCAGCTGGCCGCGCAACTGAAGGTCCAACGTCAGCGCCGCGAACGCCTGCGCAACGCCGCCGCGTACGCCGTGCTGATCCTCATCGCGCTGATCATGCTCTACCCGTTCTACTGGACGCTCGTGACGTCCCTGGAACCCACCGGGAACATCTACGAGGCCAAGATTCTCCCCACCGCCGTCAGCCTGCGCAACTATCTGGAGGTCTTCAGCGGCACCACCGTCCCCTTCTGGCGGCTGATCCTGAACTCCGTGATCATCTGCATCCTGGGCGTGACCTTCACCACGACCCTCGCCACGCTCGCCGCGTACCCGCTGGCCCGCATGCGCTTCCCCGGCCGCGACCTGATCTTCTACTCCATCCTGATCCTGATGGTCCTGCCCAACGAGGCCGGCCTGATCGTCAACTACATCACCACCATCAAGCTGGGCCTGCTGGCACAGACCAGCCCGCTCGCGGACGCCGCGCGGCAGTACCTCGCGGTCGTGCTGCCCGGCGCCGCCAGCATCGTGGGCCTGTTCCTGCTGCGGCAGGCGTACCTGGGCATCCCGCAGGAACTCATCGAGGCGGCCCGCATCGACGGCGCGCGCGAACTGACCATCTGGCGCCGCATCATGCTCCCGCTGGCGACCCCCACCATCGCCGCGTTCGCCATCCTGGAATTCGTGGCGTACTGGAACTCGTTCCTGTGGGCGCGCGTCATGCTGCCCGACAAGAACATGCTCCCGCTCTCGGCGGGCCTGCTGGAACTGTCCGGCACCTTCAGCACGAACTCCCGCGCGGTCATGGCCGGCGCCGTCATCACGATCATCCCCATCCTGATCGTGTTCCTGCTGGGCCAGAAGTACTTCATGAAAGGCCTGGAAGGCGCGGTCAAGGGCTGA
- a CDS encoding NUDIX domain-containing protein encodes MFRRKDFYVNARAVIEREGEHGREVLLQVRAKPGQPRTLELPGGQLDPFESIPAALRREVMEETGLTVTAFLDDPRATTSSAPGGDVECLTPAFVYQTTRGPVDSVGFFFRVQASGEPLTRGDHAEAPRWVPVRDLRTQVQTRPEDFNWLTLAALRHLYAHPWADA; translated from the coding sequence ATGTTCCGCCGGAAGGACTTCTACGTGAATGCCCGCGCGGTCATCGAGCGGGAAGGTGAGCACGGGCGCGAGGTGCTTCTCCAGGTGCGCGCCAAGCCCGGCCAGCCGCGCACGCTGGAACTTCCCGGCGGACAGCTCGACCCCTTCGAGTCCATCCCGGCCGCCCTGCGCCGCGAGGTCATGGAGGAAACCGGCCTGACCGTCACCGCCTTCCTGGACGACCCGCGCGCCACCACCTCCAGCGCGCCCGGCGGGGACGTGGAGTGCCTGACGCCCGCCTTCGTGTACCAGACGACCCGCGGCCCGGTGGACAGCGTCGGCTTCTTCTTCCGCGTGCAGGCCAGCGGCGAACCCCTGACCCGCGGCGACCACGCCGAGGCGCCCCGCTGGGTCCCGGTGCGCGACCTGCGGACCCAGGTGCAGACCCGCCCCGAGGACTTCAACTGGCTGACCCTCGCCGCGCTGCGCCACCTGTACGCGCACCCCTGGGCGGACGCATGA